One Xiphophorus couchianus chromosome 1, X_couchianus-1.0, whole genome shotgun sequence genomic region harbors:
- the LOC114157443 gene encoding excitatory amino acid transporter 3-like, whose product MRESILQAFCMLGVTLGLGIGFLLRAAVPITEQLKNWISIPGDMLLHMLQMFSLPLIVTSVLAGVTGLNIKVSRKTAIITGAFICGSTLIVVILAMFLVLSIQPGVGEIEDHNEEEDVSAFILHVIVQDLIRNMVPESFFQAFYEQYKTEIVHFKREEPGLELDPKLNGTETKLIGKYVDGPNMLGLVIWSFVIGIMINRIGKEARSTVDAIQCLNDAIKVIVNWILWYLPVGVMFLLTEHVLGVGDWDAVLKLAKFVGVVLAGLAVQAFIVFPMIYVVLTRRNPFLIFKQTSRALTTAFIIASSAATLPLTLQCCEENVKVDKKLCRLMLPIVTSINRTGLAFYEVSATIFIAQLHDITLGVGQIIAIGLSSSIITFGTAGIPATGAVTTILILTAVGLPAEHAAILIGVEWILDHFITVVNVLVNVFGVAITNHVWHDDLISLEKMPSIERTRSIKDIEMDLSFFDSDEEFISSTPSSYSRSISPKRGDHLRTVVTPPS is encoded by the exons GTTTAGGCATTGGGTTTCTGCTGAGGGCTGCAGTTCCTATAACTGAACAATTAAAAAACTGGATCAGCATACCAGGGGATATGCTTCTGCACATGCTTCAGATGTTTAGTCTCCCCCTCATCGTGACAAGCGTGCTTGCAG GAGTAACTGGATTAAACATCAAAGTATCCCGGAAAACAGCCATCATCACAGGAGCCTTCATCTGTGGCTCTACCCTAATAGTCGTAATTCTCG CAATGTTTCTGGTTCTCTCCATCCAGCCTGGTGTGGGAGAGATTGAAGATCATAATGAAGAAGAGGATGTGTCAGCCTTCATCTTGCACGTGATCGTGCAGGATCTAATAAG GAACATGGTTCCAGAGAGCTTCTTTCAGGCTTTCTATGAGCAG TACAAGACTGagattgttcattttaaaagagAAGAACCTGGCCTCGAACTTGATCCAAAACTG AATGGCACTGAGACAAAACTAATAGGCAAGTATGTTGATGGACCCAACATGTTAGGACTGGTCATCTGGTCATTCGTCATCGGCATCATGATAAACAGGATTGGAAAGGAGGCAAGAAGCACCGTGGATGCCATTCAATGCCTGAATGATGCCATAAAAGTCATAGTCAACTGGATCTTGTG GTACTTGCCAGTGGGAGTTATGTTCCTGCTCACAGAACATGTGTTGGGTGTGGGTGACTGGGACGCTGTCCTTAAGCTCGCAAAGTTTGTAGGAGTGGTTTTAGCCGG gCTGGCAGTCCAAGCCTTCATTGTTTTCCCCATGATTTACGTCGTTCTCACCAGACGGAACCCTTTTCTTATCTTCAAGCAGACCTCTAGGGCTTTGACGACAGCATTTATCATCGCGTCCAG CGCCGCCACTCTGCCTCTCACCTTGCAATGCTGTGAAGAGAACGTGAAGGTCGATAAGAAACTCTGCCGCCTTATGTTGCCCATTGTCACCAGCATCAATAGAACTGGATTGGCGTTCTATGAAGTGTCCGCTACCATCTTTATTGCCCAGCTTCATGACATCACGCTGGGTGTCGGCCAGATAATCGCCATTGG CTTGTCTAGTTCCATTATCACCTTTGGAACTGCAGGTATCCCAGCAACAGGAGCTGTGACCACTATCCTGATTCTGACCGCTGTAGGACTGCCTGCAGAGCATGCTGCCATTCTGATCGGGGTGGAGTGGATTCT AGATCATTTCATTACTGTGGTGAATGTGCTGGTAAATGTCTTTGGTGTTGCTATCACCAATCATGTGTGGCATGACGACCTGATAAGCCTGGAAAAAATGCCAAg CATTGAAAGGACTCGTTCCATCAAGGACATCGAAATGGACTTATCCTTTTTCGATTCTGATGAAGAGTTCATTTCCTCCACCCCTTCATCCTACTCAAGATCCATTTCACCTAAGAGAGGGGATCATCTCAGAACCGTAGTAACGCCACCAAGCTGA